The Toxoplasma gondii ME49 chromosome XII, whole genome shotgun sequence genome includes a region encoding these proteins:
- a CDS encoding Sybindin family protein (encoded by transcript TGME49_247648): protein MIFSFYIFHRHQCIYSVLLSSREEAPDGAAAGDASSVCTPGAGATLFLPTAPGSAASPVLSRLGGSSDGLPAGGAQPGVSTPAPLNRGQEERRGAPKASGRDGRQQQHSEKLLSGLLFSMKKFCEQIGPQPQQPAPQASSVTPAGPGSAASQLQQRRPCTSIGGPFHAFTTPAYKLHCLETPTGYKFVCLTSPDVPTLRDSLHHIYVAFFVEFVVKAPGYQPSLPVTQPIFVSQLVAFLKSLPYFA from the exons ATGATTTTTTCCTTCTACATCTTCCACCGTCACCAGTGCATCTATTCCGTTCTCCTGTCTTCGCGCGAGGAGGCTCCGGACGGGGCTGCCGCGGGCGACGCctcgagtgtctgtacacccgggGCCGGCGCGACTCTCTTTCTGCCAACTGCTCCCGGCTCGGCAGCGAGTCCggtcctctctcgcctcggcgGATCTTCCGACGGACTTCCTGCCGGAGGTGCTCAACCGGGTGTATCTACACCTGCGCCTCTGAACCGGGGCCAGGAAGAGCGGCGTGGCGCCCCGAAGGCGTCTGGACGCGACGGGCGCCAGCAGCAGCACTCGGAGAAACTTCTGAGtggccttctcttctccatgaAGAAGTTCTGCGAGCAAATTGGTCCGCAGCCCCAGCAGCCCGCGCCCCAAGCCTCGAGTGTCACTCCAGCCGGCCCCGGGAGCGCCGCGAgtcagctgcagcagcggagACCCTGCACCTCGATTGGAGGGCCTTTCCACGCGTTCACGACTCCGGCGTACAAACTCCACTGCCTAGAAACTCCCACAG GCTACAAGTTCGTCTGCCTCACTTCGCCGGATGTACCTACGCTCCGAGACAGTCTGCACCACATATACGTGGCATTTTTTGTTGAATTCGTCGTCAAGGCGCCCGGCTACCAACCCAGTCTCCCCGTCACGCAGCCGATCTTCGTCAGCCAACTCGTTGCTTTTCTGAAGTCTCTCCCGTACTTCgcgtga